From the genome of Segatella hominis, one region includes:
- a CDS encoding S41 family peptidase, which translates to MNKIWISMLALLLALPTFAQKDKDHDFKVAKNMDVFNAIYKNLDMMYVDTLNADEVIGYGIKAMLGSLDPYTTYYPESDQKELKRMLTGKYAGVGALIRYNNQLQTVVIDEPYENMPAAEAGLKKGDVILSIADTSMVGKEVSYVSDHLRGEPGTSFIIKIKRPSTGKEMKMKVIRRTIQMPYLPYYGMLQNQVGYINYNSFTENSARDVRRAFIDLRKQGAKSLVFDLRDNGGGSVQEAISIVNMFLPKNKLILQMKGKLKRSNNEYKTSVEPIDTVMPIAVLVNENTASASEITSGSLQDYDRAIILGTRTYGKGLVQATMDLPYNGQMKLTTAKYYIPSGRCVQALNYKHSRGGYVEHVPDSLTKVFYTVGGREVRDGGGIKPDVEVKPDSLPNIAFYLAGARDSNEVMLNYEVDYIAKHPTIASPEEFALTDADYEEFKARVLKANFKYDRETEKYLKDLEKLAKFEGYYEDAKPEFEALKKKLSHNVAKDLDYNKATIKRLLENAIVAAYYYQAGAIRNSLRYDKVVKEASRLLNSPEEYAKILHPKKK; encoded by the coding sequence TGGCTAAAAACATGGATGTTTTCAATGCCATCTATAAAAACTTGGATATGATGTATGTCGATACACTCAATGCGGATGAGGTTATCGGCTATGGTATCAAGGCTATGCTCGGTAGTCTTGACCCTTATACTACCTATTATCCTGAGTCAGATCAGAAAGAGTTGAAACGCATGCTTACCGGTAAGTATGCCGGTGTGGGTGCCCTGATTCGATATAACAACCAGTTGCAGACTGTGGTTATCGACGAACCTTATGAGAATATGCCTGCTGCGGAGGCTGGTCTCAAGAAGGGTGATGTCATCCTTTCCATTGCAGATACTTCCATGGTTGGCAAGGAAGTGTCATACGTCAGTGATCACCTCCGTGGTGAACCTGGTACGTCCTTTATCATCAAAATCAAAAGACCGAGCACGGGCAAGGAGATGAAAATGAAGGTTATACGCCGAACCATTCAGATGCCATATCTTCCTTATTATGGTATGTTGCAGAATCAGGTAGGCTATATCAACTATAATAGTTTTACTGAAAATTCTGCAAGAGATGTACGTCGTGCTTTTATCGACTTGAGAAAACAGGGCGCTAAAAGTTTGGTTTTCGACCTGAGAGATAACGGAGGCGGTTCTGTGCAGGAAGCTATCAGTATCGTCAATATGTTCTTGCCTAAAAACAAGCTGATACTGCAGATGAAGGGAAAGTTGAAACGTTCCAACAATGAGTATAAGACTTCCGTGGAACCGATTGATACGGTGATGCCTATTGCCGTGCTCGTCAATGAAAACACGGCAAGTGCCAGTGAGATAACAAGTGGTAGTCTGCAGGACTATGATAGAGCTATTATATTAGGTACGCGCACGTATGGAAAAGGTTTGGTTCAGGCAACCATGGATTTGCCTTACAACGGACAGATGAAACTGACCACTGCCAAGTATTATATTCCAAGCGGAAGATGTGTGCAGGCTTTGAACTATAAACATTCGAGGGGCGGATATGTGGAGCATGTGCCAGATTCATTGACCAAGGTCTTCTATACCGTGGGCGGTAGAGAAGTGCGTGACGGTGGCGGTATCAAACCAGATGTAGAGGTAAAGCCAGATTCACTTCCAAATATTGCCTTCTATTTAGCAGGAGCACGTGACAGTAATGAGGTGATGCTTAATTATGAGGTGGATTACATTGCCAAGCATCCAACGATTGCATCACCAGAGGAATTTGCTTTGACGGATGCAGATTATGAGGAATTCAAGGCAAGGGTGCTGAAGGCAAACTTTAAGTATGACCGTGAAACAGAAAAATACTTGAAGGATTTGGAGAAACTTGCTAAGTTTGAAGGATATTATGAGGATGCCAAACCGGAGTTTGAAGCACTGAAGAAAAAACTGAGTCATAATGTGGCAAAGGATCTGGATTATAATAAGGCTACTATCAAGCGATTGCTGGAAAACGCGATCGTGGCAGCTTACTATTATCAGGCAGGTGCCATCCGCAATTCCCTGAGATATGACAAGGTGGTAAAGGAAGCGTCCCGCCTCTTGAATTCTCCGGAAGAATATGCCAAGATTTTGCATCCTAAGAAAAAATAA
- the rimP gene encoding ribosome assembly cofactor RimP — protein sequence MIDKNVVKTLVDEWLQDKEYFLVGIEISQDNKIVVEIDHADGVWIEDCVELSRYIEDHLNRDEEDFELEVGSAGLGQPFKVPQQYINFVGKEVEVLDADGKKVKGILKAVDGNDFTVGVEEKVKVEGKKRPVKQEVDYAFQMDKVKYTKYVISFK from the coding sequence ATGATTGACAAAAACGTCGTAAAAACATTAGTGGATGAGTGGCTCCAAGATAAGGAATATTTCTTGGTAGGCATCGAAATTAGTCAAGACAACAAGATTGTCGTGGAAATCGACCACGCCGATGGTGTGTGGATTGAGGATTGCGTGGAACTCAGTAGATATATTGAGGACCATTTGAATCGTGATGAGGAAGACTTTGAACTGGAGGTGGGTTCTGCAGGATTGGGACAGCCATTCAAGGTGCCTCAGCAGTACATCAACTTTGTTGGCAAAGAAGTCGAGGTGCTTGATGCCGATGGCAAAAAAGTAAAGGGCATCCTCAAGGCTGTCGATGGCAATGATTTTACAGTAGGTGTTGAAGAAAAGGTAAAAGTGGAAGGCAAGAAGCGTCCGGTAAAACAGGAAGTAGATTATGCTTTCCAGATGGATAAAGTAAAATATACAAAATACGTAATAAGTTTCAAATAA